In Monodelphis domestica isolate mMonDom1 chromosome 4, mMonDom1.pri, whole genome shotgun sequence, one DNA window encodes the following:
- the LOC100023083 gene encoding olfactory receptor 52H1-like, with amino-acid sequence MMATFNLSSYNPSFFILVGIPGLEKFHIWIAIPFCVIYLVAIVGNCVLLYLIAVEHSLHEPMFFFLSMLAKTDLILSSTTMPKLLSNLWFGDKKITFSGCLTQMFFLHFSFVVDSAILLAMAYDRYVAICSPLRYTTILTHQVIIKIVVGIIFRSFCVILPDVFLLKRLPFCRTRIIPHTYCEHIGVARLSCADISINIWYGFAVPLMTVVSDIVLIAVSYTIILSAVFRLPSRGARQKALGTCGSHVCVILMFYTPAFFSILAHRFGHDVPRHVLILFANFYVAIPPALNPIVYGVKTKQIRDKILLLFSPKGTQ; translated from the coding sequence ATGATGGCCACATTCAACCTGAGCAGCTATAACCCCAGCTTCTTTATCTTAGTGGGGATCCCAGGGCTTGAGAAGTTCCACATCTGGATTGCGATTCCCTTCTGTGTTATCTACCTTGTGGCCATTGTGGGTAACTGTGTCCTGCTGTACCTCATTGCTGTGGAGCACAGCCTCCATGAGCCCATGTTCTTTTTCCTGTCCATGCTGGCCAAAACTGACCTCATTTTGTCATCTACAACAATGCCCAAATTACTCAGTAACCTCTGGTTTGGTGACAAGAAAATCACTTTCTCGGGCTGCCTCACCCAGATGTTCTTCCTCCATTTCAGCTTTGTTGTAGATTCTGCAATACTGTTGGCCATGGCCTATGACCGCTATGTGGCCATATGCTCCCCACTGAGATACACCACCATTCTGACCCACCAGGTCATCATCAAGATTGTGGTGGGAATCATCTTCAGGAGCTTCTGTGTCATCTTGCCAGATGTTTTCTTGCTAAAACGACTACCCTTCTGCCGAACACGCATCATCCCCCATACATACTGTGAACACATAGGTGTAGCTCGACTTTCTTGTGCTGACATCTCCATCAACATTTGGTATGGCTTTGCTGTGCCACTTATGACTGTAGTCTCTGACATTGTCCTCATTGCTGTCTCTTATACCATTATCCTGAGTGCAGTCTTTCGCCTCCCTTCTCGTGGTGCCCGCCAGAAGGCTTTGGGAACCTGTGGATCTCATGTCTGTGTCATCCTTATGTTCTATACCCCTGCCTTCTTCTCCATCCTTGCTCATCGCTTTGGACATGATGTCCCACGTCATGTCCTCATCTTATTTGCCAATTTTTATGTTGCTATTCCTCCAGCTCTTAATCCTATTGTCTATGGAGTAAAGACAAAGCAAATTCGAGATAAGATTCTTCTCCTGTTTTCTCCAAAGGGAACACAATGA